The region CAAGTGAGACTTAATtaatacgtaaaatatttaactgaaaataaGAGGTGAATAATGAAGATAGTATTCGGATTCAAAACTTTTGACTATAATACCGGGAATAATAAATGGTAAAGTTTATCTGTATAtatacagtatatatatatatatatatatatatatatatatatatatatatatatatatatatatatatatatatatatatgtgcagtaataaagagagagatctagagagagagagatggataGCGGCTTACTCAAACTGTTTAGTATGATGTAGCATCCCGTCTGCAGAAAAAGGGGCATCAATCTCCTGATTCTGATATAACATTTTAGGGTCAGAAACCATGGGGACCTTTCTCTTCCTAAATGCAGCCACAATGACTTGTAAGAATCGAGTAAATGGGCTCCCTGCCGGATCCAAAAATCGGTAAAGCGGGTAGCCAAGAACAAAAATGGGTATTGACAAAAGCATGGCAACTGTAGGAATTCCAAGCCCCCAACCCCATCCAACATTATCCTGAATATATACTAGCACTGTTGAGGCCAGAAGCATGGATGCCCCCATCACAAAAtagtaccaattgaaaaacaCGCATGTATTGGTCTTGTGCTTAGAATCCACACCAACAAATTGGTTAGCCCCAAAGGCCGCAACACAAGGTCGGATCCCGCCGGATCCGATGGCGGCCAGTAGAAGAGAAAAGTAAAGGATTGCCATTTGTTTGGAATTGGCTTCTTGGCATACTTCGTTACCTGCACATGGAGGTGGCCTTAGCTGTGGCAGTGCCGCTGATATTGTCAAGCATACCATTGCCTGATCACATGAGCATAGGTACCTAATTATTTCACTatttaaaaaagatatatatatatatatatatatataatttgccAAAACAAGGCCACTATGTtcaatttttgttgaaaatgttGATGAGTTTGAATTAAAGTTAATGTATAAATGATAATTGTCTGTGATGCTGACTATATAGATGAGAGGGTTGCACATGAAACAGAAACCAGTGGTACTGGAAGTTCAACAACTCTTTCTTTCATAAAGTTTTCTTGCCAACCATATATATGGAGGAAAGATCATTCATTCTTTCATAAGGAAAGCGTTAAGCATGAAAAGAGATAACTGAAAATCTTATGTATATCAAgcttcaaagagagagagagagagagagagagagagagagagagagagagaggttataTATCTTACTATTTGGTACGTAATGGAAGCGACAGTGACGGTCCAAAAGGGCCCGGCATATGAATCAGCGACGAAGGCTCCAAGCAATGGCGTCAAGCTTGCAGTCCCTTTGAAGTTGGTGACAGTGTTGGCTGCTTTAGTAAGAGGCATATGAAGCTGTAGCGTTAAGTAGTTAACCATATTGTTACCGAAGCCATCCACTGCCAACTTCTCGCAAAACTCATTTGCTACaccaaaaaggaaggaaaaagaaaaagatcataATTAACCAAAAGGCAAAAGCAGATTGCAAAGGAGAAAAGAAGATTGTAACTCTAACATTGCACAGAAGCTTACCGAAGATGAAGGGCATCGTGATAATTCCGCCCTTCTTGCACTTGAAATGGTCGCTTAGCTCATCCTTTTTTTCAGTCTCTGAATTCCCTTCTTTCACCTCCTTATTTTCTTCCATCTCTGCAACCTCAAGGCTAAATGGCAGCACTCCTTCTCCACGTGCTCCTTTTAAGTTTTCTAAGATGTAAAAGATGCTCTTACCAAAACCTCATTtcgtgtctatatatatatgtgtgtgtgtgtgtgtgtgagagagagagagagagagagagagagagagagagagagagagagagagagagagagagaggttattttcacttttttatttggTCCACTAGTAGTTATACTTGGGGGTGGGCATCACCTATGACATGGTGGTGATTTCCAATCTGGAGGCGGTGAAAATAGTTGGAGTTGGGCCGGGGTCAGAGGCGACGACGAAGAGGTCTTCGCCAAACAAAGACAATGAtgatctcttcattttttttgaagatGAAGTGATCGCTAGCATTGTTGTCCTCGTCTATCAAAGACAAGGGTGTGGTTTAGTAAATGGCTATgttataaaatttttgtttaaataataataagaagttattgatatgatataaaatttaaaaaagtttgaaattgttttatagaaaaatgaacaagttttgttttgtaatgagtttttttatttgaataataataaaaaaaatgattaatttgatataaaaagtgcaaaaaaattaaaatgttttgaattttactttttttttttttagagaagtaataaaaaataaagaaggaaatGAGAGTGTTGCCAAACACACTCTTTAGAGATCGTCTAAATTTGTCTTTTGTCAAAGAGGAAGATTCAGAAGAGcacaaagagaaagagagaatatgGCTCAAAGCGGTATAACCGCGCAG is a window of Alnus glutinosa chromosome 4, dhAlnGlut1.1, whole genome shotgun sequence DNA encoding:
- the LOC133867254 gene encoding protein NRT1/ PTR FAMILY 3.1-like, giving the protein MEENKEVKEGNSETEKKDELSDHFKCKKGGIITMPFIFANEFCEKLAVDGFGNNMVNYLTLQLHMPLTKAANTVTNFKGTASLTPLLGAFVADSYAGPFWTVTVASITYQIAMVCLTISAALPQLRPPPCAGNEVCQEANSKQMAILYFSLLLAAIGSGGIRPCVAAFGANQFVGVDSKHKTNTCVFFNWYYFVMGASMLLASTVLVYIQDNVGWGWGLGIPTVAMLLSIPIFVLGYPLYRFLDPAGSPFTRFLQVIVAAFRKRKVPMVSDPKMLYQNQEIDAPFSADGMLHHTKQFEFLDKAAIVTVKDVDLKSSQKPNFWRLNTVHRVEELKSIIRMLPIWAAGIIFFTAFAQQQTFSLQQANTMDRQLTKSFQIPAASMNLFTVTSMLTTIVFYDRVFVPFASKFTGLNQGITFLHRMGIGFFISIFATLVAGFIEVKRKRVGLATSTSTLPISVFWLVPQYSLHGISEAFMAIGHLEFFYDQAPESMRSTATALFWTANSAGYYASTLLVSLVTKFSAGPNGKNWLPDHNLNKGKLEYFYWLITCLQVPNFVYYFLCAKFFTFKSLHIQTDEGDHDWKGKGLELENGV